A DNA window from Setaria viridis chromosome 2, Setaria_viridis_v4.0, whole genome shotgun sequence contains the following coding sequences:
- the LOC140221770 gene encoding uncharacterized protein, with amino-acid sequence MDAPPCRPTPPSPRALPHLPDGIVEDILLRVPADEPAGLLRSALTCKRWARLMADRGFRRRYRECHRPAPMLGFLANLVRTDGVARFFPTAGFRTPRADRDGYRAHDARHGRVLLNRVPGTDLPTGHQDSASALVVWDPITDEQRHLPLLQLRRREVRNWNAAVLCAGTAGGDDDACDHLDCGAGPFRVVFIGMNAKEIFAHVYSSESGAWSQPASGELLIPGEPQEDDPIDEAVPGVLAGNALHFVFLQDTHILKFDLATESLSVIPLPHRLYSWCMVLMAMDDGGRLGFAEVDNLNTLTLWAMELGPDGNVGGWARRRVIELSTRLPPRALRNSPDVVAFADAVDVVFLETTDGLYSFDLKSRKGTKVMGHRFYDVVPYTSFYTPVLRQALATTGEGSGASASTSS; translated from the exons ATGGACGCTCCTCCGTGCCGtcccacgccgccgtcgccgcgcgcgctGCCGCACCTGCCGGACGGGATCGTCGAGGACATCCTCCTCCGCGTCCCGGCCGACGAACCCGCGGGCCTCCTCCGCTCGGCGCTCACCTGCAAGCGCTGGGCGCGCCTCATGGCCGACCGCGGCTTCCGCCGCCGGTACCGCGAGTGCCACCGGCCGGCGCCCATGCTTGGCTTCCTCGCCAACCTCGTCCGCACCGACGGCGTCGCCCGGTTCTTCCCCACGGCCGGCTTCCGCACGCCCCGCGCCGACCGCGACGGCTACCGCGCGCACGACGCACGCCATGGCCGCGTCCTCCTCAACCGGGTGCCGGGGACGGATCTACCAACGGGCCACCAGGATTCCGCCTCCGCCCTCGTCGTCTGGGACCCCATCACCGACGAGCAGCGtcacctccccctcctccagctccggcgCCGGGAGGTGCGCAACTGGAACGCCGCGGTGCTCTGCGCcggcaccgccggcggcgacgacgacgcctgcGACCACCTCGACTGCGGCGCCGGGCCCTTCCGCGTCGTCTTCATCGGCATGAACGCCAAGGAGATCTTCGCCCACGTCTACTCCTCCGAGTCCGGTGCGTGGAGCCAGCCAGCGTCCGGTGAGCTCCTGATCCCCGGCGAACCTCAAGAAGACGACCCCATCGACGAGGCGGTGCCCGGCGTTCTAGCCGGCAACGCGCTCCACTTCGTGTTCCTTCAGGACACCCACATACTCAAGTTCGATCTGGCGACGGAGAGCCTCTCTGTGATTCCACTGCCACACAGACTCTACAGCTGGTGCATGGTGCTCATGGCCATGGACGACGGTGGACGGCTGGGATTCGCCGAGGTGGACAATCTGAATACTCTCACACTCTGGGCAATGGAGCTTGGTCCTGATGGAAATGTAGGAGGATGGGCAAGAAGGAGAGTCATTGAGCTTAGCACACGCCTCCCTCCTCGTGCCCTCAGGAACTCACCTGATGTGGTTGCCTTTGCGGACGCCGTGGATGTCGTCTTCCTGGAGACCACTGATGGGCTCTACAGTTTTGATCTCAAGTCCAGGAAGGGCACCAAGGTTATGGGCCACCGCTTCTACGACGTTGTTCCTTATACAAGCTTCTACACTCCAG TACTGAGGCAGGCACTGGCCACTACAGGCGAGGGATCAGGTGCGAGTGCTTCGACAAGTTCTTGA
- the LOC140221768 gene encoding uncharacterized protein, producing MKRGGDIASLFQKHAAKKATAASNTIPSPVETFVEEHNQEHDRVVVEEIADPVPLPPPLQPPTSQPPVYDINRLPHDPGERQPIESYHVNDQDAIRRAYIIKGRFKPVNHDFPSRKIGGRDRQFNYVWMYNHEWLEYSIKKDSAFCFICYLFKKGAGSNTFIVGGWNIGNKVLLKHSGSMAHNVAQERYIGFINPKVAIDYHIEKWTDEDLRLYKKRLTYSLRCIKFLLHQGLAFRGHDENEESSNRGNFIELLKFLAGNSDEVNKYVLNNAPGNCTLTSPEIQKQIIHCCAIETRKKIIEELDDEPYAILADESSDISHKEQLALCLRYVDKLGRPCEHFIGVVHVDDTTSLSLKEAIEGLLVSHGLTMTQIRGQGYDGASNMKGDIKGLKTLIMQESPCAYYIHCFAHQLQLVLVAVAKRNTDCKSFFDQVSILLNIIGVSCKRHGMLRTARLENIKKALECGELESGSGLNQEMSLPRPGETRWGSHYKTICSIITMYSSIHDVLIDLGDDISHKDDWTKIHFVLGAFETFEFIFFVHLMFVILGYTNELSECLQRRDQDILNAISLVNVAKNKMQQLRSDGWDHFLERVTSFCIKHDVEVPAMDGDYVLYGKSARYARARNQTNDDHFRREVYIDVIDQIRQELDNWFDEINMELLSCMSAFSPSNSFASFDAQKVRRLAEFYPKDFSNNDLLKLELQLDNYIDDMRRDDSFKGLDSIVDLSVKLVQTRRHKVYDMVYLLLKLILLLPVATASVERVFSAMVKVKTKSRNKLSDSVLDDCLVTFIERDIFFQVNEEDIIKTFMSFKKRRVNKGDK from the coding sequence ATGAAGAGAGGCGGAGatattgcatctctttttcagaAACATGCAGCAAAGAAGGCAACAGCTGCTTCAAACACTATCCCATCTCCAGTTGAAACTTTTGTGGAAGAACATAATCAGGAGCATGATAGAGTGGTAGTTGAAGAAATCGCGGATCCTGTGCCCTTGCCTCCGCCACTGCAACCACCCACATCACAGCCGCCGGTTTATGACATCAATCGCCTTCCACATGATCCAGGTGAAAGGCAGCCCATTGAAAGTTATCATGTtaatgatcaagatgcaattcGAAGAGCATATATTATTAAAGGTCGATTCAAACCTGTTAATCATGATTTTCCATCAAGAAAAATTGGAGGTAGGGATCGCCAATTCAATTATGTATGGATGTATAATCATGAGTGGCTTGAATATAGTATCAAGAAGGATTCTGCGTTTTGCTTTATATGCTACTTGTTCAAGAAGGGTGCTGGGTCAAATACATTTATTGTTGGAGGATGGAATATAGGAAACAAAGTACTTCTCAAACATAGTGGTTCTATGGCACACAATGTAGCTCAGGAGAGATACATTGGTTTTATAAATCCCAAGGTAGCAATTGATTATCACATTGAGAAGTGGACTGATGAGGATCTTCGTCTTTATAAGAAAAGGTTGACATATTCACTTAGATGTatcaagtttcttttgcatcaaggattggcatttcgtggacatgatgaaaatgaagaaTCTAGCAACAGAGGAAATTTCATTGAACTTTTGAAGTTTCTTGCAGGAAATAGTGATGAAGTGAACAAGTATGTCTTGAATAATGCTCCAGGTAATTGCACCTTAACTAGCCCAGAGATACAAAAGCAAATTATTCATTGTTGTGccatagaaactagaaagaaaataattgaagaacttgatgatgagCCCTATGCAATTTTAGCTGATGAGTCCAGTGACATATCACATAAAGAACAACTAGCTCTTTGTTTACGTTATGTTGATAAACTTGGAAGGCCTTGTGAACACTTTATTGGAGTTGTTCATGTAGATGATACTACCTCTTTGTCACTTAAGGAAGCTATTGAGGGTTTACTTGTTAGTCATGGATTGACTATGACTCAAATTAGAGGTCAAGGTTATGATGGGGCCAGTAATATGAAAGGAGATATTAAAGGGCTAAAAACATTGATTATGCAAGAATCACCTTGTGCGTATTATATTCATTGCTTTGCACATCAACTCCAACTagttcttgttgctgttgccaAGAGAAATACTGATTGTAAGAGCTTTTTTGATCAAGTATCTATCTTATTGAATATTATTGGAGTTTCTTGCAAGCGTCATGGTATGCTTCGAACTGCTAGGCTTGAGAATATTAAGAAAGCACTTGAGTGTGGTGAACTTGAATCAGGGAGTGGATTAAATCAAGAGATGAGTTTGCCTAGGCCTGGTGAAACTAGATGGGGCTCTCATTACAAAACTATATGCAGCATCATTACAATGTATTCCTCAATCCATGATGTGCTCATTGATCTTGGTGATGATATTTCACATAAGGATGATTGGACAAAGATACATTTTGTGCTTGGAGCATTTGAAACTTTtgagttcattttctttgtgcacttaatgtttgttattcttggatacacaaatgagttATCAGAGTGTTTGCAGAGAAGGGATCAAGATATTCTTAATGCAATCTCCCTTGTTAATGTGGCAAAGAACAAAATGCAACAGTTAAGGTCTGATGGTTGGGACCACTTCCTTGAGAGGGTCACTTCTTTTTGCATTAAACATGATGTTGAAGTTCCtgctatggatggtgattatgtGCTGTATGGAAAATCAGCAAGGTATGCCCGTGCTcgaaaccaaacaaatgatgaTCATTTTAGAAGAGAAGTATATATTGATGTTATTGATCAAATTAGGCAAGAGCTTGATAATTGGTTTGATGAGATCAATATGGAGCTACTTTCGTGTATGTCAGCCTTCAGTCCttccaattcatttgcttcgTTTGATGCACAGAAGGTACGCAGATTGGCTGAATTTTATCCTAAGGACTTCTCTAACAAtgatttgctaaaacttgaattacaacttgataattatattgatgacatgCGACGAGATGATAGCTTCAAGGGTCTAGACAGCATCGTTGATCTCTCAGTTAAACTTGTTCAAACACGGAGGCACAAAGTGTATGATATGGTTTACTTGCTTCTCAaattgatattgcttttacCAGTGGCAACAGCGAGTGTTGAAAGGGTATTTTCTGCCATGGTTAAAGTGAAAACAaagtcaaggaataagctaAGTGACAGTGTTTTGGATGATTGTCTAGTCACATTCATTGAGCgggatattttcttccaagtgaATGAAGAAGATATAATCAAGACATTCATGTCATTCAAAAAGCGGCGGGTAAACAAAGGAGACAAGTAA
- the LOC117842159 gene encoding disease resistance protein RGA5: MEQAMVSAATGAMSSVLAKLAELLQEKNKLAKGVREDIELLRVELIIMNDQLYVMAHIEELDALDKGWRDRVRELAYDLEDCIDLSVARFHRAGGDASKDRFFGVKKLARKLKKIILSLQTAHEVQELKACVFEKCYRQKGYKLDGLIGSRFDASRNKVDLRMCALWEETKNLVGLNGPMDEVIRLLMPAEGEVPSQQIRTLSIVGCAGLGKTTLANQVYQKIQGHFECKAFVSVSQNPNIKDILMKICSQVGATTSMADDELLLVNKLRERLQYKRYIVVVDDIWHSDPWKIIGQALVRTSPGSIIIMTTRLKDVAESCCSSHGGRVYDMRPLKDSDSRRLFLKRIFDSEDGCPHELERASEDILKKRDGIPLAIILISSFLAVDVPQSLDYWNKVKESISSPLPGNKSVETIQSVLSLSYFNLPQHLRTCLLYLSAFPEDYIIESDCLIGKWIAEGFVNAEPGESLYEAGLRYFNDLVNRSLIQPWHQLIDVVLGCRVHDVILNFLVSKSVGENFLTLSDPSGLPTSLHSKVRRLSLQNNYQENVVSWIKSIKPYVRSVACFVDCKELFPLTEFQVVRVLDLQRCVPLTNEYLANIEVLLQLRYLNIKGTSVNELPAGIGQVQNLETLDIRFTQVEELPSTIVLLEKLARLIVSPNVKFPAEGFSKMKGLEQLKCFSIHRQPLSFLIELGQLTNLRTLEADCDDVDYEGSGWGIFTSSLQALCSHKLLDVNISMADSPPIPMDSSFPALQSLRTFVISHISNLPIWMGLLVNLELLELRTNRFTQEDLRVLGGMPALETLTLYLVGTDAGPFTIRGHEFQCLKSFRVGQLYQILFMPGAMPNLKRLEVGLAFTTNSYSDLGIQHLASLTRVDVDIHAWCRHRGAVEDLEAKTRSLLGAHPNRPTLIFNTDFLLEK, from the exons ATGGAGCAAGCCATGGTGAGCGCGGCGACCGGAGCGATGAGCTCCGTCCTCGCAAAGCTGGCAGAGCTGCTCCAGGAGAAGAACAAGCTTGCCAAGGGGGTCCGCGAGGATATCGAGCTCCTCAGGGTAGAGCTCATCATCATGAATGACCAGCTGTATGTGATGGCACACATCGAGGAGCTCGACGCCCTCGACAAGGGGTGGCGGGACAGGGTGCGGGAGCTGGCCTACGACCTCGAGGATTGCATCGATCTCTCTGTGGCCCGGTTCCATCGTGCCGGCGGCGATGCCAGCAAAGACAGGTTCTTCGGCGTCAAGAAGCTGGCACGGAAGCTCAAGAAAATCATACTGTCTCTTCAGACCGCTCACGAGGTACAAGAGCTCAAGGCTTGTGTCTTTGAGAAGTGCTATCGACAGAAGGGATACAAGCTTGATGGCCTCATCGGATCCAGGTTTGATGCTTCTCGTAATAAGGTTGACCTCCGGATGTGCGCGCTTTGGGAGGAGACGAAGAATCTCGTCGGACTCAACGGACCCATGGATGAGGTCATCCGCTTGTTGATGCCTGCAGAGGGAGAGGTGCCCTCGCAGCAAATCAGGACTTTGTCCATCGTTGGGTGTGCAGGCTTGGGCAAGACCACTCTCGCTAATCAGGTGTACCAGAAAATTCAAGGCCATTTTGAGTGCAAAGCCTTTGTATCGGTGTCTCAGAACCCTAACATTAAGGATATACTGATGAAGATTTGTTCTCAAGttggagcaactacaagcatggCAGATGATGAGCTCCTTCTCGTCAACAAGCTCCGAGAGCGACTCCAGTACAAAAG GTACATTGTTGTAGTGGATGATATATGGCACTCCGATCCATGGAAGATCATTGGACAAGCATTGGTCAGAACCAGCCCTGGTAGCATAATAATCATGACAACACGTCTGAAAGATGTGGCCGAGTCATGTTGTTCTTCTCACGGTGGTCGTGTTTATGATATGAGACCTCTAAAAGACAGCGACTCTAGAAGGTTGTTTCTCAAAAGAATTTTTGACTCTGAAGATGGGTGTCCTCATGAGCTGGAAAGAGCTTCTGAAGATATACTGAAAAAGCGTGATGGCATACCACTTGCCATAATTTTGATATCCAGCTTCTTGGCAGTTGATGTACCACAATCTCTTGATTACTGGAACAAGGTGAAAGAATCTATAAGTTCACCACTTCCTGGAAATAAGTCTGTTGAGACCATACAATCAGTATTATCACTCAGTTACTTTAATCTCCCACAACATCTGAGAACTTGCCTGTTGTACTTGAGTGCATTTCCAGAAGATTACATAATCGAAAGTGATTGTTTAATAGGCAAATGGATTGCAGAAGGATTTGTTAATGCAGAACCAGGAGAGAGTCTATATGAAGCAGGGCTAAGGTATTTCAATGATCTGGTAAACCGGAGCTTGATCCAACCATGGCATCAGCTGATAGATGTGGTGCTGGGTTGTAGAGTTCACGATGTCATCCTTAATTTCCTTGTATCCAAATCAGTTGGGGAGAACTTTCTTACTTTGTCGGACCCATCCGGGCTCCCAACTTCTCTCCATAGCAAGGTTCGTCGCCTATCTCTCCAGAATAACTACCAAGAGAATGTAGTTTCATGGATAAAGTCTATTAAGCCTTATGTCCGGTCAGTTGCATGCTTTGTGGACTGCAAAGAATTGTTTCCTCTTACAGAATTTCAAGTTGTACGTGTGTTAGACCTGCAACGCTGTGTGCCATTGACAAATGAGTACCTTGCAAATATAGAGGTGTTACTTCAGTTGCGGTATTTGAACATTAAAGGAACAAGTGTCAATGAGCTCCCTGCTGGAATTGGACAAGTCCAGAATTTAGAAACATTAGATATAAGATTCACTCAAGTGGAAGAATTGCCATCAACTATTGTTCTACTTGAAAAGCTGGCACGTCTTATTGTCAGTCCGAATGTCAAGTTCCCAGCTGAAGGCTTCAGCAAGATGAAAGGATTGGAACAACTAAAATGTTTCTCAATCCACAGGCAACCACTCAGCTTTCTAATAGAGCTAGGCCAGCTTACCAACCTGAGAACCCTGGAAGCTGATTGCGATGATGTCGATTATGAAGGTAGCGGGTGGGGAATCTTCACTTCTTCACTCCAAGCACTATGCAGCCATAAACTTCTAGATGTTAACATATCTATGGCGGATTCGCCTCCCATCCCCATGGATTCCTCGTTCCCTGCTCTGCAAAGCCTCCGGACATTTGTCATTTCGCACATCAGCAATCTCCCTATCTGGATGGGCTTACTTGTTAATCTCGAGCTGTTAGAACTCAGAACTAATCGATTCACTCAGGAGGATTTGCGAGTGCTTGGAGGCATGCCGGCTCTTGAGACTCTTACACTGTATCTTGTAGGCACAGATGCAGGTCCTTTCACCATCCGAGGACACGAATTCCAGTGCCTCAAATCATTCAGGGTGGGCCAACTCTACCAAATTCTGTTTATGCCTGGTGCTATGCCTAACCTGAAGCGTCTCGAAGTTGGACTCGCCTTCACCACGAATAGTTACAGCGATCTTGGCATCCAGCACCTCGCCAGCCTCACTAGGGTCGATGTGGATATCCATGCCTGGTGTCGCCATAGAGGAGCCGTCGAAGATCTGGAGGCCAAAACCCGGAGCTTACTTGGCGCACATCCCAATCGTCCCACACTAATCTTCAATACAGactttcttttggaaaaatGA
- the LOC140221769 gene encoding uncharacterized protein — protein sequence MDAPPCRPTPPSPRALPHLPDGIVEDILLRVPADEPAGLLRSALTCKRWARLMADRGFRRRYRECHRPAPMLGFLANLVRTDGVARFFPTAGFRTPRADRDGYRAHDARHGRVLLNRVPGTDLPTGHQDSASALVVWDPITDEQRHLPLLQLRRREVRNWNAAVLCAGTAGGDDDACDHLDCGAGPFRVVFIGMNAKEIFAHVYSSESGAWSQPASGELLIPGEPQEDDPIDEAVPGVLAGNALPFFAVPVVLDWAIRNFANCDAAKRNKTG from the coding sequence ATGGACGCTCCTCCGTGCCGtcccacgccgccgtcgccgcgcgcgctGCCGCACCTGCCGGACGGGATCGTCGAGGACATCCTCCTCCGCGTCCCGGCCGACGAACCCGCGGGCCTCCTCCGCTCGGCGCTCACCTGCAAGCGCTGGGCGCGCCTCATGGCCGACCGCGGCTTCCGCCGCCGGTACCGCGAGTGCCACCGGCCGGCGCCCATGCTTGGCTTCCTCGCCAACCTCGTCCGCACCGACGGCGTCGCCCGGTTCTTCCCCACGGCCGGCTTCCGCACGCCCCGCGCCGACCGCGACGGCTACCGCGCGCACGACGCACGCCATGGCCGCGTCCTCCTCAACCGGGTGCCGGGGACGGATCTACCAACGGGCCACCAGGATTCCGCCTCCGCCCTCGTCGTCTGGGACCCCATCACCGACGAGCAGCGtcacctccccctcctccagctccggcgCCGGGAGGTGCGCAACTGGAACGCCGCGGTGCTCTGCGCcggcaccgccggcggcgacgacgacgcctgcGACCACCTCGACTGCGGCGCCGGGCCCTTCCGCGTCGTCTTCATCGGCATGAACGCCAAGGAGATCTTCGCCCACGTCTACTCCTCCGAGTCCGGTGCGTGGAGCCAGCCAGCGTCCGGTGAGCTCCTGATCCCCGGCGAACCTCAAGAAGACGACCCCATCGACGAGGCGGTGCCCGGCGTTCTAGCCGGCAACGCGCTCCCTTTCTTCGCCGTGCCCGTCGTGCTCGACTGGGCCATCCGGAACTTCGCCAACTGCGACGCCGCCAAGCGCAACAAGACGGGCTAG
- the LOC140221767 gene encoding uncharacterized protein — protein sequence MHRVKDMCEADKWHVEATSYRLQIKSVELTIALDEDDATSAKATTRGAPLWLSASGGSFVTRCSPPTVLRSPQDQAPPTRPRVAHAPPSRRRSQSPSSRRGCGRGHGRAQWELPIVVHRTVKEASASVQYPMLTKTNYPEWVVMMRINLQAQGLWAAIDPGGVEYDEDRLALVAIARSVPTEMVNLIGKKETAKEAWEAVKVIRMGVERVRVSNAQKLRWDFNNIAFKDGEGIDDFSMRISGLADNLRLLVDDIDDSEVVRKILQVVPDRFMQVAISIETLLDIEDMSVEEVTGRLQAVEQRLEARAAAAELGSRLLLSSREEDLIRRMRKRDKGGAGGSNFSGGAAPSHRAMKPPKHGDGNAKKGDGGGKPLDKDQCKYCKKTGHWARECRKRQRDMAANAALLAEEAAGDDDEPALLMAWVASVVPASEVVVQRTVPVHVSGQVFLNEERVMVQLGDSDVNRDDHDVGVWYLDTGASNHMTGDSAFFSELDRDITGTVKFGDGSVVDIVGRGSIIFAARQGHHRVLTDVYYIPRLRSNIISLGQLDEFGCQVMIEDGVLRVRDPQQELLAKLRG from the exons ATGCACAGGGTTAAAGATATGTGTGAAGCTGATAAGTGGCATGTAGAAGCTACATCATACAG ACTTCAGATCAAGAGTGTAGAGCTGACCATTGCTCTTGATGAAGATGACGCCACATCCGCAAAGGCGACCACAAGAGGTGCCCCCCTGTGGCTGAGTGCATCAGGAGGAAGCTTTGTGACGAGGTGCTCACCACCCACCGTCCTGCGTTCTCCACAGGACCAAGCTCCACCGACCAGACCCAGAGTAGCCCA CGCCCCCCCGAGCCGACGACGGTCGCAGTCACCATCGTCGCGGCGCGGGTGCGGACGTGGGCATGGGCGTGCTCAGTGGGAGCTCCCCATCGTCGTACACCGCACGGTGAAAGAAGCATCGGCGTCAGTCCAATATCCGATGCTCACCAAGACCAACTACCCGGAGTGGGTAGTGATGATGAGGATCAATCTGCAGGCCCAAGGTCTCTGGGCGGCCATTGATCCGGGCGGCGTCGAGTACGACGAGGATCGGCTGGCGTTGGTAGCGATCGCTCGCTCCGTCCCTACTGAGATGGTCAATCTCATCGGCAAGAAGGAAACAGCAAAGGAAGCGTGGGAGGCTGTCAAGGTAATTCGCATGGGCGTCGAGCGTGTGCGCGTGTCGAACGCGCAGAAGCTTCGGTGGGACTTCAACAATATCGCTTTCAAGGATGGGGAGGGCATCGATGACTTCTCCATGAGGATCTCTGGCCTCGCCGACAACCTGCGTCTCCTCGTCGACGATATCGACGATTCGGAGGTCGTGCGCAAGATACTCCAGGTTGTCCCAGACCGCTTTATGCAGGTGGCGATCTCTATCGAGACGCTGCTCGACATCGAGGACATGTCCGTCGAAGAGGTCACAGGGCGCCTCCAGGCCGTCGAGCAACGGCTCGAGGcacgcgcggcggccgcggagctgGGATCCCGTCTCCTCCTCTCGTCCAGGGAGGAGGATCTCATCAGGCGGATGCGCAAGCGAGATAAAGGGGGAGCCGGCGGCAGCAACTTCAGCGGTGGCGCGGCTCCATCGCATCGTGCCATGAAACCGCCCAAGCACGGGGACGGCAACGCAAAGAAGGGAGACGGCGGAGGTAAACCCCTTGACAAAGATCAGTGCAAATACTGCAAGAAAACAGGGCACTGGGCCCGGGAGTGCCGCAAGCGGCAGCGGGACATGGCGGCCAATGCGGCGCTGCTAGCGGAAGAGGCAGCTGGCGATGATGATGAACCAGCTCTTTTGATGGCGTGGGTGGCCTCGGTCGTGCCGGCATCCGAGGTGGTCGTGCAGCGTACCGTTCCTGTACATGTTAGTGGCCAAGTCTTCCTCAACGAAGAACGTGTGATGGTACAGCTGGGCGACTCCGACGTCAACCGCGACGACCACGATGTTGGCGTGTGGTACCTCGACACAGGCGCGTCGAACCACATGACTGGAGATAGCGCGTTCTTCTCCGAACTGGACCGCGACATCACCGGAACGGTGAAGTTCGGGGATGGTTCGGTTGTCGACATCGTCGGACGTGGCTCCATCATCTTTGCAGCACGGCAAGGACACCATCGCGTTCTCACGGACGTCTACTATATTCCGCGCCTCCGCAGCAACATAATTAGCTTGGGCCAGCTCGATGAGTTTGGCTGCCAGGTTATGATTGAGGATGGTGTGCTGCGCGTACGTGATCCTCAGCAGGAACTCCTCGCCAAG CTCCGAGGATGA